A window of the Lolium perenne isolate Kyuss_39 chromosome 7, Kyuss_2.0, whole genome shotgun sequence genome harbors these coding sequences:
- the LOC127312440 gene encoding probable xyloglucan endotransglucosylase/hydrolase protein 23: protein MARMAVSVLAILLVSCAVAAAASFDKEFDITWGDGRGKILNNGQLLTLGLDKISGSGFQSKHEYLFGKIDMQLKLVAGNSAGTVTAYYLSSMGATHDEIDFEFLGNETGQPYTLHTNVFTQGQGQREQQFRLWFDPTKDFHTYSILWNPKHIIFMVDDMPIRDFRNLEGKGIAFPKNKPMRLYSSLWNADDWATQGGRVKTDWSHAPFSASYRGFKADACVVVTGGKTRCGASVGTEAAPGTAGAGAGEWYNQELDLTRQQRMRWVQSNYMIYNYCTDPKRVAQGLPAECSM from the exons ATGGCTCGCATGGCGGTGTCGGTGCTGGCTATCCTGCTGGTGTCTTGTGCCgttgcggcggcggcgagcttcgACAAGGAGTTCGACATCACGTGGGGTGACGGCCGCGGCAAGATCCTGAATAATGGGCAGCTCCTGACGCTGGGGCTGGACAAGATCTCCGGCTCCGGGTTCCAGTCCAAGCACGAGTACCTCTTCGGAAAGATCGACATGCAGCTCAAGCTCGTCGCCGGCAACTCCGCCGGCACCGTCACCGCATACTAC CTGTCGTCGATGGGGGCGACGCACGACGAGATCGACTTCGAGTTCCTGGGCAACGAGACCGGCCAGCCCTACACGCTGCACACCAACGTGTTCACGCAGGGCCAGGGCCAGCGGGAGCAGCAGTTCCGCCTCTGGTTCGATCCAACCAAGGACTTCCACACCTACTCAATCCTCTGGAACCCCAAGCACATCAT CTTCATGGTGGACGACATGCCGATCAGGGACTTCCGCAACCTGGAGGGGAAGGGGATCGCCTTCCCCAAGAACAAGCCCATGCGCCTCTACTCCAGCCTCTGGAACGCCGACGACTGGGCCACGCAGGGCGGCCGCGTCAAGACGGACTGGTCCCACGCCCCATTCTCCGCCTCCTACCGCGGCTTCAAGGCCGACGCCTGCGTCGTCGTCACCGGCGGAAAAACGCGCTGTGGCGCCTCCGTCGGCACGGAAGCCGCCCCTGGTACCGCCGGCGCCGGTGCCGGCGAGTGGTACAACCAGGAGCTGGACCTGACGCGGCAGCAGCGCATGCGGTGGGTGCAGAGCAACTACATGATCTACAACTACTGCACCGATCCCAAGCGCGTCGCCCAGGGCCTCCCCGCCGAGTGCTCCATGTAG
- the LOC139829936 gene encoding probable xyloglucan endotransglucosylase/hydrolase protein 23: protein MARMAVSVLAILLASCAIATASFDKEFDITWGDGRGKILNNGQLLTLGLDKTSGSGFQSKHEYLFGKIDMQLKLVAGNSAGTVTAYYLSSMGATHDEIDFEFLGNETGKPYTLHTNVFTQGQGQREQQFRLWFDPTKDFHTYSILWNPKHIILMVDDMPIRDFRNLEGKGIAFPKNQPMRLYSSLWNADDWATQGGRVKTDWSHAPFSASYRGFKADACVVVAGGRTRCGASVSTEAAPGTTAGAGAGEWYNQELDLTRQQRMRWVQRNYMIYNYCTDPKRVAQGLPAECSM, encoded by the exons ATGGCTCGCATGGCAGTGTCGGTGCTGGCTATCCTGCTGGCCTCTTGTGCCATTGCGACGGCGAGCTTCGACAAGGAGTTCGACATCACCTGGGGTGATGGCCGCGGCAAGATCCTGAATAATGGTCAGCTCCTGACACTGGGGCTAGACAAGACCTCCGGCTCCGGGTTTCAGTCCAAGCACGAGTACCTCTTCGGCAAGATCGACATGCAGCTCAAGCTTGTTGCCGGAAACTCTGCCGGCACCGTCACAGCCTACTAC CTGTCGTCGATGGGGGCGACGCACGACGAGATCGACTTCGAGTTCCTGGGGAACGAGACCGGCAAGCCGTACACGCTGCACACCAACGTGTTCACGCAGGGGCAGGGCCAGCGGGAGCAGCAGTTCCGCCTCTGGTTCGATCCCACCAAGGACTTCCACACCTACTCCATCCTCTGGAACCCCAAGCACATCAT CCTCATGGTGGACGACATGCCGATCAGGGACTTCAGGAACCTGGAGGGGAAGGGGATCGCCTTCCCCAAGAACCAGCCCATGCGCCTGTACTCCAGCCTCTGGAACGCCGACGACTGGGCCACGCAGGGTGGCCGCGTTAAGACGGACTGGTCCCACGCCCCGTTCTCCGCCTCCTACCGCGGCTTCAAGGCCGACGCCTGCGTGGTCGTCGCCGGCGGCCGCACGCGGTGCGGCGCCTCCGTCAGCACGGAAGCTGCACCGGGCACCACCGCCGGTGCCGGGGCCGGCGAGTGGTACAACCAGGAGCTGGACCTGACGCGGCAGCAGCGTATGCGGTGGGTGCAGAGGAACTATATGATCTACAACTACTGCACAGACCCCAAGCGCGTCGCCCAGGGCCTCCCCGCCGAGTGCTCCATGTAG